A window of Kocuria sp. TGY1127_2 genomic DNA:
GCGAGGATCTTCTCCATGTCGATGTGCTCGCCGATCGGGTTCTCTCCGAACTCCGTTGAGAAATACATCCAGGTCCGAGATTTCTGCCAATCACCGAAAGCGTCCACCTGAATCTCCACACCGTTGCTCTCGGGATCGAGGTAGTAGGCCGACATGGTCATGCCGTGGTCCAGCGCGACGAACGGGTGGATGCCCAGACGCTTGAGACGCTTATAGTTCAGAATCCAGGAATCGAAATCCGGGTATTCGAATGCGGTGTGGTGAAGTCCGGTCGTATGTCCCTTGTCCTCGGGCTTCTTGAGGTCGGGAAAGGCCAGAAGCGCGATGCGATGGTTGGCTTCGTCATTGGACAGCCACGCAGCATCTTCCCCGTAGTAGACCGGTTGCAGCCCGGCGACTTTCTCGTAGAACTCGACCATCTCGTCTAAGTGAAGGGTCGTGAAAGTTGTGTGGTGGAACTTCGGTGCGGTGGTCGGGCGGTTGTACTGTCGGTTATTAGTCATGGTGATCTCCTTAGATAGTGGTCGGGACCATGGTTGAGGTGAAGGCGGCGGTATAGCGGTCATAAAGGGCCGCTGCTCTGCTGGCATCGGCTACGCCGAAAATGTAGTGGTCAGGGCGGATCATCACGGCATCCGCGTCGATCTCGTCGAACCACCTGGTCCATGCACCGGTAGGATCGCCTAGTTCTTCGATCGAAAACGACCGGGGACGTGTATCTGAGCGGTGGTTTTTGGTCAGGAGTACGGCCCCGGGCCCGGTCACTTCATCGAGCAGACCATCGGCCACCGCGAACTGTGGGGCGAGAGTTCCCTTGTTTGAAGCGCTGGCCGCCGCTCGGTCGGTAATTCCGTCCCCGAGGACTGGGGACTCCGTCAGCGGTAGGACCTTGGCGGGATCGCCGCCGCCGGCGAGCATCCGCTGGTCTCGGTCTTCGGCCTGATCCTCGTCCAAGACGCAGATAACCTGGCCAAGAGCCACCGACATAGCGATCGCGTAGCGGATGTGTAGGCTACGCTCGCTGGTGTAGGTATCCAGGATGGCTGGCCCTGCGGATCCTGTCAGTGTGAGGTCGAGCTTCCAGGCAAGGTTTGCGACATCGCGGAGTCCCGAGCACATGCCCTGGCCGGCGAAAGGCGGCATCTGGTGGGCAGCGTCACCTGCGATCGCGGCGCGGCCGCGATTCCAGGTTTGACCCCAGCAGGCCGTGAACGTGTAGAGGGCCCGTCGCTCGATCTCGGTGTTTTCGGCAGTCCTGTCCCAGCCGCGGAGCAGTTCCCACGCGCGCTCTTCGGTATTGAGCTCGGCAGGATCCTCTCCTGGCAGTCGCATGAACTCCCAACGGCGACGCCCTACGCCGCCGGAAACAAGCGTTGTAGGCCGTCGGGGGTCGCAGAGTTGCCAGTTCTGCGGCGACCACTCGAGATCGTCCTGAGGCAAGGTATCTACGATCAGCCAGTCGTAACGGAAACCCAGGTCTTTCATCTGGATCCCGAGTGCCTCACGGACCGTGCTCTTGGAGCCATCGCAACCTATTAGGAATTGCGCCTCGATCTCGAAGTCGCCGTTGGGGCCGATGCATTCCGCTGTGAGGGAGTCTCCTTGGTCTTCCAGGGAGACCAGCTCGGTCCCCCGGAGAACCGTGACCGTGTCCATTTCCTCGAGGCTCTCGGCAAGGACTCTTTCGAGCTCGGGCTGGGCGAAGAAGCTCTCGACCGGCCAACCACAGTTGCCGGTCCCCGACCAGTCCATTGAGAGCAGGGTCCTACCATCGCGGTTCCGCCACTCGTAGTGGTCGGGGACCGGCGCGGAGATTTTGCGCACTTGCTCGGCCAAGCCCATGTTCTGGAAAATTCGCCCGATCTCGTCGTCGAAAACGACCGCTCTGGGTAGAGGGTACGGGGCATTTTGTCGCTCGATCACCACCACGGAGTGGCCTTGAAGGCCAAGGAGCCGCGCAAGCCCGAGCCCCACCGGGCCGGCGCCCACAACCGTCACGTCCGTGTGCTGAGGTGCTCGGGTTTCAGCGTTCATGATCCATCTCCATCGATTGATCTGTATTGAGCCTTATTAGTCATGCTCAATAGGTATAGACTGGACGTAAGGTAGATCACCTGTCAAGCACGAAGTGAAAGAATCTTTGAGGGAAGTGCACCTCATGAGGGGCAAAGCCATGAGCATGAGAGGGGTTCAGAAGATTCATGACACAGATGTTGACCGGAGCGGAAGCGTCGCTGAGCCGTGCCGAGCAGGCTGCGCTCGTTCTTGGCCGTTGGGCAGAAGCCGCTTCGCCGGGAGCCCACCTGGGGACCAAGAAAGAGCTCCGAGAGCGGATTGGTGTATCGAAAGGCACATTCAACGAGGCTGTGCGGTTGTTGGAATCTCGTGGCCTGGTTTCGACCAGGACTGGGCCAGGTGGAGGGCTGTTTTCGGTAGCGCCGAGCCCACTTGCTCGTCTCGGGAACTCGCTTTTGCGGCTTGATGCGGATGCCTCAGATGTCGGTTATGCCGTGCGCATTCGTGACGCGCTGGATCCGCTGTTGATCGAAGATGCATTGGAACATAGCTCGGCAGCCGATATCGCGCGGATGCGCCGCTCTCTTGAGGAGATGGAAACGACCATGGAAACCGGGGACTACCTGGACTTCCTGCGTGCAAACTGGTCGCTGCACGAGGCGATCGCCCGCGTGACGCCGAACAAGCCTTTGCGCTCAATCTACGTGAGCCTCTTGGATATGATCCGCAGCCATACCGTCGCGGTGGAATCCGACAAAACCCGACCGCTGGCCTGTTATATACGCGATCGATACAAGCTTCACTCAAACCTGGTTGATGCGCTAGACCGACGTGATCGTGAAGCGGTCAAACGTCTGGCCGCTGAGCACAGTATTCAGGGGCCATTTCAAGACTGACCGAACCCAGGTGATTTGGAAGGAATAAGGATTGAAGATGACCCAAACAGCTACCGAACAGACTCCGCGCGAGCACGTCTTCCTGTGGGGGCCGAGCCGTGAACAGGTTGAAAAATCCCGTATGTACGACTTCGCCCGCTGGGCGGAGAAGAAGCACAGTATCAAGGTCCCTGATTATGTGTCACTGCACCGGTGGTCCGTCGACAATCTGGAGGAATTCTGGCAGGACATCTGGGACTACTTCGGTGTTGTAGCCACCCAAACGGCGGAAGAAGTCCTGACCACTCGCGAGATGCCCGGGGCCCGGTGGTTCCCCGGTGCCAGACTCAACTACGCCGAGAACTCATTGCGGACGGCGAAGACCAGCCCGGATGAGGTCGCCGTCATCGGTGATCATGAGACGGCGGAGTCCATCGAACTCACCTGGGGCGAACTCGAGGCCCAAGTCGCTTCCCTCGCGCACAAGCTCCGGGATCTCGGTGTCAAGCCGGGAGATCGCGTGGCCGCGGTGCTGCCAAATATTCCACAAACCGTCGTCGCGCTGATGGCCACGGCTGCCGTCGGTGCCGTATGGTCCGTGGTGAACACAGACTTTGGTCCAACCGGTGTCGCCGACCGGTTTGCACAGATCGCGCCGAAGGTCTTGTTCACTGTGGACGGTTATGACTACGCGGGCAAAATGCGGGACATGACTGGAACGGTCGATCAGCTCCGCGAGGTGCTACCGACCGTTGAACAGTTCATCGTGGTCGATCAGTGCAATCCCGAGGACGTCGGAAATATCGCGGAGGATGCGCTTCGCTTCTCGCAGATCACCCAGGTCTCGGCTGAGCCCCGATATGAGCAGGTTCCGTTCGAGCATCCGCTCTGGATCCTGTATTCCTCAGGAACCACGGGCAAGCCCAAGGGCATAGTCCATTCCCATGGTGGGGTGATCTTGGAGTTCCTCAAGGCAATCGGGCTCCACGCCGACGTTCATCCTGGCGACCGAGCCTATATTGCGGTCGCAACCACATGGATGATGTGGAATCTGCATATGGGCAACCTGATGATGGGGGCAACGATCCTGACATATGATGGCTCACCCGGGCACAATGGTCCGGACAAGTCCCTCGAACTAGTCGCCCGCCACGGGATCACTTTCTTCGGCACAGGCGCGGGCGTTCTCACCATGGCGCATCGTGGAGGTACCTATCCAAAAATTCGGTACGACTTCTCTGCGCTTCGCGGCATTCTGGTCACGGGATCTCCACTGCCGGATCCCACGTGGGAGTGGGTCTATGAGGCCATCAGCGCTGATGTCCGGTTGGGGTCGGATTCTGGCGGTACGGATGTGACCAGCGCTTTCGTCGGAAGCAATCCATTCATGGATGTGTATCGAGGCGAGATCATGGGCTCATACCTGGGCGTGGACGCTCAATCCTGGAGTCCCGAAGGCAAGCGTATTTGGAACCAGGTCGGCGAGCTGGTCCTGACCACTCCCATGCCGAGCATGCCACTCTACTTCTGGAACGATGAGGACGGGACGCGCTACAAAGACGCGTACTTCCACCTGTTCCCAGGAACCTGGCGTCAGGGTGACTGGACCACCCAGTTCGAGGACGGACGCATGATCATCCATGGGCGTTCGGACTCAACCATCAACCGCGGCGGCATTCGGATGGGCTCTGCCGACATCACCGATGTGGTGGATCAGGTGGATGGTGTGGAGGCTTCCATGGTCATCGGTGCTGAGCTGGCCGGAGGAGACTACTACATGCCGCTGTTCGTCGTTCCGCGGCCGGGCAAGAGGATCACCGATGATCTCAAGCAGCGGGTCATCCAGGCGATCCGCAGCCAGCTGTCTCCCCGGTACGTCCCGGATGCGATCATCGAAGCTCCCGCTGTGCCGA
This region includes:
- a CDS encoding VOC family protein, which translates into the protein MTNNRQYNRPTTAPKFHHTTFTTLHLDEMVEFYEKVAGLQPVYYGEDAAWLSNDEANHRIALLAFPDLKKPEDKGHTTGLHHTAFEYPDFDSWILNYKRLKRLGIHPFVALDHGMTMSAYYLDPESNGVEIQVDAFGDWQKSRTWMYFSTEFGENPIGEHIDMEKILAAYEEGQSMEEIHRRARNQEFLPAEIPDIHLPEAW
- a CDS encoding FadR/GntR family transcriptional regulator; this encodes MTQMLTGAEASLSRAEQAALVLGRWAEAASPGAHLGTKKELRERIGVSKGTFNEAVRLLESRGLVSTRTGPGGGLFSVAPSPLARLGNSLLRLDADASDVGYAVRIRDALDPLLIEDALEHSSAADIARMRRSLEEMETTMETGDYLDFLRANWSLHEAIARVTPNKPLRSIYVSLLDMIRSHTVAVESDKTRPLACYIRDRYKLHSNLVDALDRRDREAVKRLAAEHSIQGPFQD
- a CDS encoding bifunctional 3-(3-hydroxy-phenyl)propionate/3-hydroxycinnamic acid hydroxylase, whose translation is MNAETRAPQHTDVTVVGAGPVGLGLARLLGLQGHSVVVIERQNAPYPLPRAVVFDDEIGRIFQNMGLAEQVRKISAPVPDHYEWRNRDGRTLLSMDWSGTGNCGWPVESFFAQPELERVLAESLEEMDTVTVLRGTELVSLEDQGDSLTAECIGPNGDFEIEAQFLIGCDGSKSTVREALGIQMKDLGFRYDWLIVDTLPQDDLEWSPQNWQLCDPRRPTTLVSGGVGRRRWEFMRLPGEDPAELNTEERAWELLRGWDRTAENTEIERRALYTFTACWGQTWNRGRAAIAGDAAHQMPPFAGQGMCSGLRDVANLAWKLDLTLTGSAGPAILDTYTSERSLHIRYAIAMSVALGQVICVLDEDQAEDRDQRMLAGGGDPAKVLPLTESPVLGDGITDRAAASASNKGTLAPQFAVADGLLDEVTGPGAVLLTKNHRSDTRPRSFSIEELGDPTGAWTRWFDEIDADAVMIRPDHYIFGVADASRAAALYDRYTAAFTSTMVPTTI
- a CDS encoding acetoacetate--CoA ligase → MTQTATEQTPREHVFLWGPSREQVEKSRMYDFARWAEKKHSIKVPDYVSLHRWSVDNLEEFWQDIWDYFGVVATQTAEEVLTTREMPGARWFPGARLNYAENSLRTAKTSPDEVAVIGDHETAESIELTWGELEAQVASLAHKLRDLGVKPGDRVAAVLPNIPQTVVALMATAAVGAVWSVVNTDFGPTGVADRFAQIAPKVLFTVDGYDYAGKMRDMTGTVDQLREVLPTVEQFIVVDQCNPEDVGNIAEDALRFSQITQVSAEPRYEQVPFEHPLWILYSSGTTGKPKGIVHSHGGVILEFLKAIGLHADVHPGDRAYIAVATTWMMWNLHMGNLMMGATILTYDGSPGHNGPDKSLELVARHGITFFGTGAGVLTMAHRGGTYPKIRYDFSALRGILVTGSPLPDPTWEWVYEAISADVRLGSDSGGTDVTSAFVGSNPFMDVYRGEIMGSYLGVDAQSWSPEGKRIWNQVGELVLTTPMPSMPLYFWNDEDGTRYKDAYFHLFPGTWRQGDWTTQFEDGRMIIHGRSDSTINRGGIRMGSADITDVVDQVDGVEASMVIGAELAGGDYYMPLFVVPRPGKRITDDLKQRVIQAIRSQLSPRYVPDAIIEAPAVPRTRTGKLLEIPVKKLYQGAETTNLNRASAEDETVLDWYADNARAFHEGRGK